The Dreissena polymorpha isolate Duluth1 chromosome 2, UMN_Dpol_1.0, whole genome shotgun sequence nucleotide sequence aaaacccaaggtattgtcatagccagctcgtcgtctgccgtctGCCGTCAGCggtccgccgtaggcgtcatgctaataccttaacattggctctaaaatcaaagtgcttccacctacaactttgaaacttcatatgtagatgcaccttgatgagttctacacaccacacccatttttgggtcactaagtcaaaggtcaaagtcactgtgacctctaatataaaactttaacataagccttatcattggctctaaaatcaaagtgcttccacataccgctttgaaacttcatatgtagatgcaccttgatgagttctacacgccacacccattttttggtcactaggtcaaaggtcaaggtcactgtgacctctaagtaatataaaaaataaattaaaaaaaaaatcttctgacaacctttaatttattttaaaactgcacccgcagccaagcgttggcacctgtttttcgatctcttgtttaatataccACCAACTTTCCAACCATAtcagcaaaaagtgatttgtatAAATCGCTCTATATGATCTCGAATTTACTTGCTACAAAATTTCTCATCAGGCTCACACAATAAAACTGCTAAGAAAATTCGTAGCAAGTAAAGATGAGATATAAAGCTTACCGGTATATTAATACCAAATCAACGCTATTAATCACttagtaataaagggtatacaacggctaAAACTACCTATCTGGGCATGGAggttgccatcttgactatcatgtgattatCCCCTAAGTCTAATACCAGtatgtgaataaggaataagacatcaaacttagaatgaactgtatttttattatattctttGACAAAACTTTGCATTTATGCTCTTAATGCGTGTCTGTAATATTCTGTCTACACTTCTAGCATAATTATCTCTTCCATAACTAATATAATtcataaaactagaaatggcgcagcagaggccgaagtgtatccccacgctgcatgtttgacccaggaggcaccccagggggcgccccagggttggtaatggggccatgcataattgagattgactgtattgtcataagagatgttcagtatctaTTGAAAGTAAAtaagtgtagaaatgaagaagttaatgtaaaataacattaaacaagatgagagacacaatgccccctactgggccgctttgatttattaaaaaaaaattatcattttgcaggttcatgaattacctccctttaaagctcattacttcccttggatttgattttttgacctttgaccttgaaggatgaccttgaccttttaccactcaaaatgtgcagctccatgggatacacatgcatgcaaaatatcaagttgctatcttcattattgcaaaagttatggccaatcgCCGCTAATGttaaagtacataaaataaaaatatgagtgaaaatctctgacccggccccaccccaacccccatgtcttttgacccaggggtcagatcaaaattccaaatagatcagggtcgcacatatgctcatagctgccatttatgtaagtttcaaggttctagtgcttatagtgtaggaggagatagtggccaggacggacagacagaggaGATATCCAcattatccccatgctttttggTAACAAATATATACAGCCCGTAAAACTGTATATAAAACATTGAGGAAACCACACAGTTTATTCCAAATCTGAGGATTGCTGGTTTGATGTCTTGCCACATAACTTGTCTCAGGATTGGTCATGATATCCTTTCTACAGCAACTCAACCCCAAACTGTGATCAAAGATAGGCTGTTGTCAGCTTATTGCATAAGCTTGGTACTGGTAAACAAGGTAACCATAGAAAAGTGTTAGTCAACTCTACCCAAACTGTGATCAAAGATAGGCCGTAAACTGTCAGCTTCTTGCATAAGCTTGGCACTGGTAAAAGTGTTAGTCAACTCTACCCAAACTGTGATCAAAGATAGGCTGTAAACTGTCAGCTTCTTGCATAAGCTTGGCACTGGTAAACAAGGTAACCTAGGAAAAGTGTAAGTTAACTGACGATGTGATTTGACTGAAGTACTGTTGAAAACAGCGAAACCCCAAcaattcaaacaaacaaatattccaAGATCAGTGTCTTATTCCAAATTAACATAACACAtgtcaggggtttttcagcaccgtcttcgcctccggaaaacggaggcactcccaaagcaaacggacccaatcccaaaccgaaattataaaaaaaaatcccaatttccaaaaaaaaatatttttttttttttaaagaatgaagtgtcttataacttgtgtgactaaccagtgtttgtttttgtcaaaaatatctgctataaggttttgactgtacagttcttatctcagagtgtaactgtaactgaaaaacaaaactgcagtgcttgaataaatgttgaacatgccaaatattgcatctgtttatataaagaaaacaaaataacaaataaaaacaaatttatttgttaaaccactgaattatttaagcatgataaattcacatttttttccaaattagcagtttcatcgaagcaaaaattcacaaaatggccaattttgtcgataaaaaattccagtcagactccttttcccaaaataggcagaaaaaaccctgcaTGTAGTGTGTTCACATTAAGTGACATCTAAAAGCCTTCAACTGCTCTGTTCACAAGTTGGCTACAGCTTACTTATTTGTGGTACATACACGGTCCATGGTTTAATCTTCAAGTACAGGTAAACCAGACTGTAAACCTATTGTGACTTAATTGGGAGATTATTCTCAATGTAAACCAGATAACTTAATGCTTATAGGGTACATGTAGTAATACTACCTTAACAGTATAACGGCATATCTGACATTGTAGGTTTCCTAATCATTAATATAGACATGCTTGAAAACAGTAAGTTTTGATTCATTTATTCTTATGTTAATCAAAATCAGCTTAAAAGAACATGCAATTTAAAGTTTGCTTCTGATTAATCATTATGGTGTGCTTATTAAATCTTTATAACTGATATCAGTTTTTGGAGAACTTTGTTTTTCTTGTCTATCAGGAAGGGTGACTTAATCTAGGACCTGTATAGTAGttaactttttagctcatctgagcacaaagtgctcaatGTACTCTATTGTGATCACCCAATGTCAGTAGTCATGCGGAGTGTTACATCAACATCTTCATTAACCATGTTTATGTTGTTTGTCCGGAAATCTTTTAGATTGAGTTTGAATGTGGGTCACTTTCGTCCAgaaacaaggtcaccaggtcaaatcttggaAATACCTTGAAACCACTTTTGAGGCCACAGTTATGactcaattttgataaaacatggtcagaaagtttatcttgacaatatctaggcagaGTTTGCATCTGAGCCACCTCCTGTCAAAATTACATGTAGGTTGCAAACGTTTGCGTGGAACTGCTCCATATTTCTATATCTTCTACAGAgattgaaataaaacttaaccACAACAGATATTGTAATTAAACATAACTTATGTGTTTAGGATCTTTTGAACATTCACTGACCAAGATTGATAACTGTGACCAGCTTTTCAGCAGGATTATGCCCCATTGTGTTCCTACACATCTGGTTATTGTTTGTGTTAATGATGAAATGTTTTAGTGCAACAAGTAGTCAATTTCAACTTCAAACATGGCGTTGGGATCATCATACTAGGTCACAGACAAAGGCCCATAATTCTGACGTACATGTACAATGAAGCAGATTATGACCCTCTATGTACATAGCAATCGGTTGCAGTTTAGGCCAGTttggtcaagttcaaggtcactgttgtcaaaaaaatatttaatgtatggTATAGTCTTGTTTTCTTAGCCTTTGGTTagatttgtttattatttcaCACAAATGTTCGTTAGTTAGTCCTCTGTCAACTTACTGCAAAAGTCTCCATCCCATTATGTGGCTGTTAGAgctaaacatgtacaaatgtataatgAGCGTTGAagttttgttgatttattttcttAAGTTTTGGGTCAATTATGATGAAATTTCATTTGAGTGTTCATAATTTGTATATTGATCACTGCACAGTATGGCTGCCATTGATAAACTAGcgtagctaagcacatactgatttgcaaaattgcgtctgcataaTTTGTGAGCGtagctcacaaataaaaactgaAATACATCAGTCTTTTATACAATTTCATGCAAGTGTTCGTTAGGTGATATTTTGCAAAAAGCATTCAACAGAATCTGCTCCATTTCACAAAAAAGTACCAGAAAACAATACAACACAATAATTTTACTCATGTGTTTATTAAGTGATCCTCTGCCAAACCTTTTGGATTGCTTCAAACAAGATGGTGGCTTTAGCTTAAAATAATATCCTTATCCTTTTTACATCTTTCATACTTTTCTCCAAACTTGGATGTGTACCTTTATTGGTGTCATACCAATCCAGCTTTAAACAGGTTCCCTTAGTTTTCTTTTGTACCCGTTAAAGTATGAACACATAATTTGTCTTCTCACTCTGTGTTTTACAAATGTATACAATCTACCAGGCAATACGATTTACCATTTTAACCCATTTTGTACACAATACTTTGTATTCCtactaaaattgaaaaaaaaagttttatcttGAAGGGAGTGAATGGCTTCGCCTTGTACCAGTGGTGGGTACAATCACTGTGCTGGCCTACGTCACATACCAGGCATTCCGCAAGGGCAAGGCTCCCCCAAGTGACTTGCGTGTGAATCTGCGTATTATGAAGGAGGCTTCCAAGGTCGTCAACATGGTGGATATCGAGGATCTTGGGGATAAAGTCTCCTACTGTCGATGTTGGCGATCCAAGAAGGTGAGTTCACTGTCGGTTAATTTTGGTTTGTAATCTTAAAGATTAAAGTTAAACTTTTCACAGGTTATTTGTTTTGATCCGTGTTGATTTGAAATCTTAAGGCTAAAAAAACTGTGATTTAACGTCTACTGTCCATttttaataacataaacaatCAGGGCTTGCATCAGGTTAGAATCAGGGCTTGCAATAAGTAACATTTTAAAACTGCAGTACAAAACTTTGTAGACTCGTTATTTACATTAATCAAGAgtatataaactttgaaataaagcATGAATACAAGGTTTGTTTGAGCTAACTACCTCTTACCTGAACATTTAGTTTGGGAAGCATGTATATACTTAGgaaatcaaaaaaaaatatttatttttaactccTTCACGGCATGGCATTCCTATGATTGCTGCTAATTTTGAAGTCATGGAAAGTGTTCAGGTACTATTTTGGAAGTCCTGCTAATTTGAAAGTCATGAATCTTTTATATTTGGTAATTTGGCAGTCAAGGAATTGCTTTTTTGAAGTCATGGAACTTTTAAAGTGTTCATTTGGAAGTTTTAAAACTTATATAGTTGATATTTTGGAAGTCATTTAACTATTATAGTTGCTATTTTTGAAGCACTGTAACAAAAACTGAAAGAAAGTTACtccaaaacttatttttattc carries:
- the LOC127865891 gene encoding CDGSH iron-sulfur domain-containing protein 2 homolog B-like, with translation MEFIATLIRVTLPNYLQSLPIPSSVMGIAKLTGSEWLRLVPVVGTITVLAYVTYQAFRKGKAPPSDLRVNLRIMKEASKVVNMVDIEDLGDKVSYCRCWRSKKFPICDGSHNKHNEDTGDNVGPLVLKRREPVAATK